The segment TCTGAACGTCGACGCCGAGCATCCGATCATGGCCGATTTTGGCGCTGCGTGGGCCAATCCAAAGGGTGAGCTCTACCACATCGAAAAAGTCTGGCCGACCGCTACTCCGCTCGGCGTCGCCAAGAATCAGGAAAGCGGCAAGGCCGAAACCTGCGTCTGGGTGAATCAATACGGCGATACCCGCGTCTTCGGTACGACGCTCGGTCATCACAACGAGACCGTCAGCGCCGACAAATTTCTCGACATGCTGACCCGTGGCACGCTCTGGGCCTGCGACAAGCTGAGCCCCGAATACCTGAAGCCGGAAGGACCGAAACTGGTTCAAGTCAGCATGGCGAAAGGGAAGCCGACCACTGCTTCCAGCGAAGAGTCGGGCAAAGGCAACTTCAAGCAGCTAGCGGTCGACGGCGATCCGGCGACTCGTTGGTGCGCCGGCAATGGAAGCGCTCCGCAATGGCTGACCGTCGACCTCGAAAAGCCGCAATCGATCGAAGGTTGCGAAATCGCTTGGGAATCGGATCAGACCATCTACCGCTATACGGTTGACGTCTCCGCCGATCAGCAAAACTGGAAGACGGTCATCGATCGCTCGAAGAACGAAAAGGATCGCAACCATAAGTTTGATTTCAACGCCGATGACGTCCGCTACGTTCGCGTGCAGTATCTCGGCAGCAACACCGGCGGTTGGGGAAGCATCCGCGAACTGTCGGTCTTTGGCAATCAGTGGATGACGATCGATCCGGCCGCGGCGGCGAAACAGGCCGATTCCGAACTCCTCTCGAAGGTTAAAGTTCCGGAAGAGTTCGACGTCACTCTCTTTGCGGCTCCGCCGGCCGTGACCTATCCGGTGTACGTCGCCGCCGCTCCGGATGGAGTGGTTTACGTTTCAGTCGACAAAAACGGTTCGCTCGACCGCAAGGGAACGCGCGGCGCCATCTATCGCCTGCGAGACATCGACGGCGACGGGCGTGCCGACGAATCGAAGTTGTTCGTTTCGGACGTCGATTCCCCTCGCGGACTCGTCTGGGACCGCGATCGATTGTATGTCATGCACCCGCCGCACTTGAGCGCCTTCATCGATCATGACGGCGACGGCGTCTCGGACGAACAGAAGATCCTGGTCAAGAACATCGCGTTCGATTTCAAAGATCGCCCGGCCGACCATACGTCGAACGGCGTGACGCTCGGCATCGACGGTTGGCTTTACCTGGCGATCGGCGACTTCGGCTTTATGGAAGCGGAAGGGGCGGACGGAACCAAGTTGCAGTTCCGCTACGGCGGCGTCATTCGGATTCGTCCCGACGGCAGCGGCTTGCAGGTCTACTCGCGTGGTACGCGTAACATTTTGGAAGTGGCGCTCGACCCGCGCTTGAGCGGCTTTACCCGCGACAACACGAACGACGGCGGCGGCTGGGACATTCGCCTGCATCACTTCAGCGGGATCGAAAACCACGGCTATCCGCGTCTCTACATGAACTTTGGCGACGAGATCATCCAGCCGCTGGCCGATTACGGCGGCGGTTCGGGCTGCGGCGCCTGCTACGTCAGCGAACCTGGCTTCCCCGGCGCCTATGGCGATGCGATCTACACCGCCGACTGGGGACGAAGCATGATCTATCGTCACCTCCCGACGGCCAATGGCGCCACCTTCGCCGCGGACCAGGAAGAGTTCATCAAGCTGCCGCGCGTGACTGACTTGGACGTCGACGCCCAGGGGAACATCTACGCGACCAGCTGGGAAGGCGCCACGTTCACCTACAACGGCGAACACGTCGGTTCGATGATTCGCGTCACGCCGAAGGGATACCAGGCCAAGCCGGTTCCGGACTTCGCGAAAGCGACTTCGGCCGAGCTGGTCGCCCTGATTGCTAACTCGGCGAGCCATCGGATTCGTTTGGCGGCTCAGCGCGAACTGCTGGCCCGCAATGAAGACGATGCCTCGGTCTCGGTGCTGGCGAAATTGGCCAACAACAAATCGGCGCCGCTCGACAATCGGATTGCGGCGATCTTTACGCTGAAGCAGTGGCTCGGCGCCGAGAGCCATCCGATTCTGGTCGAAGCGGCCGCGGACGAAAGCGTGAAGGCGTTTGCGATTCGCGCCTTGACCGATCGTTGGGATCAGGAAGAGCAGATCCCGGTCGACCTGCTGTTGGGCGGGCTGAAGTCGAGCGACGCTCGTACGCAGCTCGAATCGATCGTGGCGCTGACTCGGTTGGGAGACGCCAAAAATGGCGCCGCCGTCGCCGAGTTGCTCGGCAACAGCGATCCGGTGATGGCCCATACCGCGGTGCAAGCGCTCGTCGCGCTGAAGGCCGCTGATGCGGCGTTGGCCGTGATCGATAATGCTCAGGCTTTGCCGGCCCAACGCTTGGGCGCCATCCAAGTGGTGCAGTCGCTGCACGATGCCGATGTCGTCACCGCGTTGATTGAGCGTTTGAATAAAGAACAAGACGCTGCGCGTCGCCGCGATCTGCTGATCGCCCTCGCTCGGCTTTACAACCACGAAGGCAAATGGACCGGCCAGAGTTGGGGAACGCGGCCCGATACCCGCGGTCCTTACTATCAGCCGGAACCATGGGCCGAATCGCCGCGGATCGCTGCGGCGCTGAAGAGCCAATTGGAGTCCCTGTCGCCGACGGAAGCCGAGTTCCTGCTCACGCAGTTGGCTCGTCATCGCGTGGACCTGGACGGCAGTTTGAAATTGGTGTTGGCTCGCGCCGCCGCCGATGCGAAGTTCGTTCCGGCTGCGGTGACGAAAGTCGCGGCCAGCGACTCGCTGCCGGAAGAAGCGGTCGCTCTGCTGCAGAAAGTGGTCGCTGACGACAAGGCCGATCCGGCGGTGAAGTCGGGCGCCATCATCGCTCTCTTGCGTTCGCAGAATAAAGACGTCTTGGCTTCGGCTCATGCTGGACTCGATTCGCTGAAGAACAATGCCGAGGCGAAGGCGCAATACCTGGCCGCGTTTGACGCGTTCAAAGACGCCGGTCGCTTGAGCGGTCGCGTTCATCAGTTGCAAGAGATGTCGACCAGCGGCGACGGGACGGCGGCGGTTTGGGCGGACGCCGGTTTGGTTCTCCTCTCGGGACAGAAGAAACTTTCCCCAGAGGTTTCGGCGGTCGTGACGAAAGCGATCGAATCGGGCTGGAGCGATCGCCCCCGTCTGCGATTGGAAGCGGTTTACCTTGCTAACGATCGTCAGGCGGAAGAAAAGATCGTCGACCTGATCGCGTCGAATGATCCCAAGGTGAGCGCCGCCGCCCAGCGGATCGCCAATGCCTGGCAGATCAAGACAGGTGCGCCGACCGGTCCGAAGCTGAAGACGATGAAGCCGGAAGAGGCGATCGCCCAGGTGTTGAAGAAGTCGGGGGACTTGAAGCGAGGGGAACAGCTCTTCGCCAAGCTGACCTGCAATCGTTGTCACACGGTCGATCCGAACGAAAAGCCGATTGGTCCCTATCTGCCGCAGGTCGCCAAGACCTACAAGCGGGACCAGCTGGCCGAGTCGATTCTGTTGCCGAGCAAGACGTTCGCTCAAGGTTTCGTCACCAACATCTTTTTGTTGGATGACGGCCGCGTGATGACGGCGTTCGTCACCAGCGAAGCGGCGGACGAGATTGTGATCCGCGACGAGCAGGGGAACGAGCACAAGCTTGATCCCGATGAGATCGAAGCGCGGAAGAAGAGCGAAGTCTCGGTGATGCCGGTTGGTCTGGCCAACGAGATCACGCTCGACGAATTCGCGTCGCTGCTCGACTACTTGCAGTCGCTTTCGGCGAAGGCGCCCGACGCCAAGTAAGGGCTCGGACCTTTTCGTCGGTCGCAATGCCGTTTAAGCTGGCGGTTTTCGCTCACCATGTATGCGGAACCGCCTGATGTCTGACGAAACGCCTGCGCTCGATACGTTGATTGATCGCCTGACGACCGACGAGCAAACCTCGGTCGCGACCATCAAGGAGATGATCTCGAAGTTCGTCGCCGAGCGGGATTGGCGGCAGTTTCACGCGCCAAAGAACATCAGCATGGCCCTGGCGATCGAAGCGGCCGAACTGATGGAGCATTTCCAATGGCTGACGGTTGAAGCTTCTCGCGAGGTGACCGCCGACGCCGATAAAATGACCGCCATTGGGGAAGAATTGGCCGATATTCTTTGTTACGGCCTGGCCCTGGCGAATGAGCTGAATATCGACGTCGCCGCCGCGATGAACGACAAAATGCGGAAAAACATCCGCAAATACCCCAAAGACGAGTATCAAGGGCGGTACGGCAAAGACGATCCAGGCCAAGTGAAATAGTCACAATCGCCTTCACGATTTGCCTGGGAGTTGCCCGATGTTTGGGATCGGATTAGGCTAAAAGATTCGACGCCGCTTGCCTCTCCTGACGGCGTCACCGAGCCCCACATGCACATTCTCTTTCGCTCCTTATTCCTAAGGTCGATCGTCGTGAAGTTATTTCTCCCGACTGTTGCGCTGGCGCTTTCGTCGCTGGCTTTCGTTTCGCTGGCCCGCGCGGAAAATGACGTCCCCGAACCGGAAACGCCGCAAGTGGCGCCGGCTTCGGATGAAGGGAAGAACGCCATGTCGGGCTTCCAGGTTCCGGAAGGTTTCAAGATCGAGCTGTTCGCCGCCGAACCGCGCATCGCCAATCCGGTCGCCTTCTGCTTCGATCCGACCGGTCGAGTCTTTGTCGCCGAAACGTTCCGCCAAGGGAAAGGGGTCGAAGACAATCGGGGGCACAACTATTGGCTCAATGACGACCTGGCCGCCCAATCGGTCGAGGATCGTCGCGCCTACATTCTGAAGCATCATCCTGAAGCGAAAGACGACTACACCAAACATGACGATCGCATTCGCTTGATCGAAGATCGCGACGGCGATCACAAGGCCGACCATGATTCGGTCTTCGCCGATCACTTCAATGACGTCGTCGAAGGAACCGGCGCCGGCGTGATCTGGCTCGACGGCGACCTCTTCTACACCAACATTCCGAATCTGTGGAAGCTGCGCGACACCGACAATGACGGCATCGCCGACGTGCGTAAGGCTCTGCACACCGGTTACGGCGTTCGCTTTGCGTTCCGTGGTCACGACATGCATGGCTTGGCGATCGGCAACGACGGCAAGATCTACTACAGCATCGGCGACCGCGGCTACAACGTCGTTAGCGAAGGGGGCGTGCTGAAAGATCCGTCCAGCGGCGCCGTCTTCCGCTGCAATCCGGACGGCACGGAACTGGAAGTCTTCTACACCGGTCTCCGCAATCCGCAAGAGTTGGCGTTCGACGACTACGGCAACTTGTTCACCGGCGACAACAACTCCGACAGCGGCGACCAGGCCCGTTGGGTTTACCTGGTCGAAGGAGGGAACAGCGGCTGGAACATGGCGTACCAGTACCTTAGCGATCGTGGTCCTTGGAATCGCGAAAAGCTGTGGCATCCGTTTCATGAAGGTCAGGCCGCTTACCTGAACCCGCCGATTCGCAACTTTGCCGACGGTCCGAGCGGTCTCGCCTATTACCCTGGCGTCGGTCTCGGCGAAAAGTATCGCGGCACGTTCTTCCTCTGCGACTTCCGCGGCGGTCCGGCCAACAGCGGCGTCCGCAGCTTCAAAATGAAACCGAATGGCGCCACGTACGAAATGGTCGACGATCAACAGCCGATCTGGCGCATTTTGGCGACCGACGTCGACTTCGGTCCCGACGGCGCGATCTACGTCAGCGACTGGGTCGATGGTTGGAACGGCTTGAACAAGGGTCGGCTCTATCGCTTCTTTGATCCCAAAGAAATCGATCAGCCGATCGTCAAAGAGATGCAAAAGCTGCTTGCCGCCGGCTTTAGCGACAAGCAGAACGAAGAGCTGGCGAACCTGCTGGCTCACCCCGATCGTCGCGTTCGTCAGGGCGCCCAATTTGAATTGGCCAAGCGTGACGCCTTGGACATCTTCAACCAAGTGGCGACCGACAGCGACAATCAACTGGCTCGTCTGCACGCGATCTGGGGGATTGGTCAAATCGTCGACAAGCTGCGCGACATTCGCGAACGAGTCGAGCCGACCAAGGTGCTGAGCCAAACGCTGGTCAAAGATGCCGATCCGGAAGTTCGCGCCCAGGCCGCCAAGATCCTCGGCGATCTGGAAGTGCCGGAGGCGCTGGTCGCGCTGCTCAACGACGACAACGCACGGGTGAAGTACTTCGCACTGATGGGGATCGGCAAGGGAGATCACTTTGGCGATACGCGTCCGATGTTTGACCGCGTCGTCGAGATTCTGGCCGAGAACAACGATCAGGACCCGGTTCTCCGACATGGCGCCGTGATGGCATTGGCTGGTGCTCGCAACATTCAACATCTCGGCGATTTGTCGAAACATGACTCGGTGGCCGTGCGTCGCGCAGCGGTCGTGGCGCTGCGTCGTTTACAGAGCCCGACGATTGTTCGTTTCCTGGGAGACGGCAACGAATCGGTGGTGCTTGAAGCGGCCCGAGCGGTTCACGATCTGCCGATCGAAGCGGCGATGCCGCAATTGGCCGGCTTGATCAGTCGCGGTCTGAAAGATGACGCGCTGCTGCGTCGCGTGCTGAACGCCAACTTCCGGATCGGCGACGCCGAAACGGCCGCCGCCCTGGCTGCCTACGCTGCCGACGCCAACGCGCCGGAAGGGATGCGGTTGGAAGCTTTGGCAATGCTCGAAAACTGGGAAACGCCGTCGCCGCTGGACCGTGTGCTCAACTTCCATCGCCCGCTCGAAAACCGGGATCCGGAAGTCGCCAAAGCGGCGCTCGTCACGCAGTTGCCGGGCCTGTTGGCTGGCGGCGAGAATGTTCGCAACACCGCTGCGAAGCTGGCCGCCAAGTTCGGCATCAAGGAAGTGGCGCCGGTCTTGATTGCATTGATTACCGATCCGCAGCAATCGCCGCAAACGCGAGCCGACGCCTTGGTCGCCGCCGTGGCGCTAGATGCGAACAACAAGCAGGTGGTCCTCGACGCTTTGTCGTCGGACGTTCCCGAGATTCGGGCCGCCGCTCGCTCGCTATTGGTGAAGGTCGCGCCGGAAGAAGCGGTCGCCAAGTTGGCTGCCGGGGCGAAGGCCGATTCAACTATCGAACGTCAACAAGCGCTCGCCGCGCTTGCCGAAACGAAACTGGATGGCTCGTCGGCCGCGATTGCCGATCGACTGACCGCACTGCTGGCCGGCGAGGTTCCGGTCGACTCGCAGCTCGATGTGATTCTGGCTGGAGAAGCGAAGCGTGACGACAAAGCGGTTGGCGACTTGCTCGCGAAGTACGAAGCGTCGCTTGACCCTGCCGATCCGCTGACGATGTATCGATCGGCCCTGGCCGGCGGCGACGCCGAAAAGGGACGGAAGATCTTCTTTGAGAAGACCGAAGTCTCGTGCGTTCGTTGCCATCGCGCTCAAGGAGTCGGCGGCCGCGTCGGACCAGAGCTTGACAAGATCGGCGCCGAGCAGAAGCCGGAGTATCTGCTCGAAGCGATCGTGCTGCCGAACGCCAAGATCGCGAAAGGTTTTGAGTCGGTCATGGTGCTGACTGTCGACGGCCAGACGCTTTCCGGCGTGCTGAAGGAAGAGAACGATGACACGCTGAGCCTGGTCAACGCCGAAGGAAACTTGTTGACGATTCCGCAGGACGACATCGACGTCCGCAAAGCGGCGAACTCGCCGATGCCGGAAGACATCTACAAGCATTTGTCGCGTCAGGAAGTGCGCGATCTGGTCGCCTTCCTGTCGAGCCTGAAAGGGGCGAACGGCGGAGCAGGGCACGAATAGTTTCCGCTTCGGCGAAGCGAAATCGATTAAACTGTAAGGCGGACGTCCCCTGGGGCGTCCGCTTTTCGTTTGGCGGCAAGGAATCACCGATCTCGGCGGAGAGAAGTGTGGAACGGCGTGGTCCGTTCGCGTATCCTGGACGTATCGCTTTTCCCGCCTTTCCCGCCGATAGAAAGCCTGCCGCTATGTCGACTCGCGCATCGCTCGCCGCTCTGGCCGTCGTTTTTCTCTCCGCCGCTTCGCTGAATGCCGCCGATCGTCCGAACGTCATTCTGGTGATGGCTGACGACCAAGGTTGGGGAGACGTCAGCTACAACGGGCACAAAGCGATCAAAACGCCGGAGCTCGACAAAGCGGCGGCCGAAGGGGTCCGCTTCGATCGCTTCTATGCGGCGGCGCCGGTTTGTTCGCCGACGCGCTGCAGCGTGTTGACCGGTCGCAATCCGAATCGCTCCGCCGTTTACGCTTGGGGTTGGCCGATTCGTCCGCAAGAGATCACCTTGGCCGAACGCCTGAACGCGGCCGGCTACACGACCGCTCACTTCGGCAAATGGCATCTTGGTTCGGTCCGCAACGACAGCCCGGTTAATCCCGGCAAGAATGGTTTTGATCGCTGGGTGAGCGCTCCCAACTTCTACGACAACGATCCGATCCTCTGCGACCAGGGGAAAGCGGTGCAGTACAAAGGGGAAAGCTCTGACGTGACGGCCGACCTGGCGACTGACTGGATTCGAGAGCAAGCGAAAGGGGACAAGCCGTTCTTCGCCGTCGTCTGGTTTGGTTCGCCGCACGATCCGCATATCGCTGCCGATGGCGACCGTGAACTTTACAAGAATGAGCCGAAAGGGTTTCAGGACTACTACGGCGAGATCACCGGAATCGATCGTGCTTACGGTAAGATCCGCAGCACGCTGAAAGATCTTGGGATTCGGGACAACACGATCCTCTGGTACTGCAGCGACAATGGCGCCGATAAGCGACGCGGTTCGGCCGGTCCGTTCCGTGAGAAGAAAGGTTCAATCTACGACGGCGGTTTGCTGGTGCCGGCCATTCTCGATTGGCCGGCTCATTTCCCGACGCCGCAGACGACCGAAATGCGGGCGACGACCTGCGACATCTTCCCAACGGTATTGGCCGCCGCTGGATTGCCGCTTGACGAAGGACGTCCGCTCGACGGCGTGAATCTGTTGCCGCTGTTGGCTGAGAAAGTGGAAAAGCGTCCGACGCCGATCGCCTTCTGGCAAACGCCGAACAAAGGAGTGTCGACTCCGTCGGCCACGTTGATGGGAGATCTGCTCGCCAAGCAACAAGCCGGTGGCGATCTGCCGGCCGACGAGGTGAGCGTGCATGCGGCCGATCTGCCGCAGCCGGTGATTTCGACCGAAAGCTTTCCGGGACATGCGGCGCTGACCGATGGCGACTGGAAGTTGCATCGCATCGAAAACGCCAAAGGCGCCGTGCGGTTTGAGCTGTACGATCTGGCCAGCGATCCGTACGAAAAGGAAGACGTCCTTTCGCAGTATCCCGAGGAAACCGCGAAGCTAAAGAAGCTGCTGCAAAAGTGGGAGACTTCGGTCGTCAACAGCTTAAACGGCGCTGACTACAAGTAGTCGGCCAAGCCAACTGTCCAGCCGCATTTAGCCTATTCCCGCGAACTGCGGGACTCTTACGTCCAGATCATCGCTGGCGCGCGTAGAATTAATTTAGTGGGCGAATCGATCGCGACGCGTGTCTTGCTTCGCGGTCTAAGTAATACTACGCGAAGAGGAGAGTAGCCATGATCGACATGCAAATGACGAAGGAATGGCGACACGTTTGCGATCGGATTGAAGCTGCCGCCGATCGGCATGCGGCTCGCTATCCTGATATGGAAAAAGCGATTCGGCGTCAGACCGCAGAGTTTTGCGCCCAAGCCCCTCCGGCCGAAACGGACGAATTGCTCGATCGAATTCTCGCGGCCAATGACATTACTGCGTCTTGGACGCGCGATGAGGAATCGGTCGAGATGCCGAAGGATCGGGTCGACGAAGCGAGCGTCGAATCGTTCCCGGCCAGCGACCCGCCCAACTGGTCGCCGACCATCATTTAACCGAAGTTTACGCCCGACAATTTCGAGACGATGCAACAGTTAGGTTGGACGTTATTGGCGATCGGCGGCCTGATCTGCACGGTGGGACTCGGGCTGCTGCTCGCCGTTCGCATTCCCTGGCTAGGGAGACTTCCCGGCGATATTCGGATCGAAGGGGAGCACGTTCGTTTCTACTTCCCGATCGTGACCTGCATCTTGCTGAGTCTCATCCTGAGCGGCGCCGCTTGGCTGGTTCGCTTCTTGTGGCGATAGCGCCGCGTTATTCTTTTGCCCGCCAGTAGTACGGCGGAGCGTCTTTCGCGGCTGCGTCTAAATACTCGGCGCCGGTCGTCGGTTGATCGTCGATCGACCCGCAATCCGCCGCCGTCAAAGGACGCCAGTCGGCGCAGCGCCGGAACTCTTCAATCTCTTGCTGCTCAAGCGGATAGCGCTTTTGCGCCGCCTCTTGCCATTGCCAGAGCGAGCCTTCGTTCGAGCCGTATTGCAAGTGCGGATATCGCAGTTGAACGGCATCATCTTCCCAGCCGCAGACGGGGCAGTTTTCATAACTGCCGGCCGGCTCGTCAAAAACTTCAAATCCACAAGCAGGACAAGGATAGGGCATAGGAAGTATCGATTGGGCTGTAAACGGAAAAAGAGCAGATG is part of the Blastopirellula sediminis genome and harbors:
- a CDS encoding DUF7133 domain-containing protein, translated to MKRILFSLLLVGLLCSSVLAAPKPIKALLVTGGCCHDYDSQKNLIKAGLEERALIEVTVVHQGGSTTDTKIPLYQDPNWAKGYDIILHDECFAGVNDPAWTARVLKPHQEGVPGVVIHCAMHCYRDKTDQWFKFCGVTSHRHGAQYAHEVLNVDAEHPIMADFGAAWANPKGELYHIEKVWPTATPLGVAKNQESGKAETCVWVNQYGDTRVFGTTLGHHNETVSADKFLDMLTRGTLWACDKLSPEYLKPEGPKLVQVSMAKGKPTTASSEESGKGNFKQLAVDGDPATRWCAGNGSAPQWLTVDLEKPQSIEGCEIAWESDQTIYRYTVDVSADQQNWKTVIDRSKNEKDRNHKFDFNADDVRYVRVQYLGSNTGGWGSIRELSVFGNQWMTIDPAAAAKQADSELLSKVKVPEEFDVTLFAAPPAVTYPVYVAAAPDGVVYVSVDKNGSLDRKGTRGAIYRLRDIDGDGRADESKLFVSDVDSPRGLVWDRDRLYVMHPPHLSAFIDHDGDGVSDEQKILVKNIAFDFKDRPADHTSNGVTLGIDGWLYLAIGDFGFMEAEGADGTKLQFRYGGVIRIRPDGSGLQVYSRGTRNILEVALDPRLSGFTRDNTNDGGGWDIRLHHFSGIENHGYPRLYMNFGDEIIQPLADYGGGSGCGACYVSEPGFPGAYGDAIYTADWGRSMIYRHLPTANGATFAADQEEFIKLPRVTDLDVDAQGNIYATSWEGATFTYNGEHVGSMIRVTPKGYQAKPVPDFAKATSAELVALIANSASHRIRLAAQRELLARNEDDASVSVLAKLANNKSAPLDNRIAAIFTLKQWLGAESHPILVEAAADESVKAFAIRALTDRWDQEEQIPVDLLLGGLKSSDARTQLESIVALTRLGDAKNGAAVAELLGNSDPVMAHTAVQALVALKAADAALAVIDNAQALPAQRLGAIQVVQSLHDADVVTALIERLNKEQDAARRRDLLIALARLYNHEGKWTGQSWGTRPDTRGPYYQPEPWAESPRIAAALKSQLESLSPTEAEFLLTQLARHRVDLDGSLKLVLARAAADAKFVPAAVTKVAASDSLPEEAVALLQKVVADDKADPAVKSGAIIALLRSQNKDVLASAHAGLDSLKNNAEAKAQYLAAFDAFKDAGRLSGRVHQLQEMSTSGDGTAAVWADAGLVLLSGQKKLSPEVSAVVTKAIESGWSDRPRLRLEAVYLANDRQAEEKIVDLIASNDPKVSAAAQRIANAWQIKTGAPTGPKLKTMKPEEAIAQVLKKSGDLKRGEQLFAKLTCNRCHTVDPNEKPIGPYLPQVAKTYKRDQLAESILLPSKTFAQGFVTNIFLLDDGRVMTAFVTSEAADEIVIRDEQGNEHKLDPDEIEARKKSEVSVMPVGLANEITLDEFASLLDYLQSLSAKAPDAK
- a CDS encoding nucleotide pyrophosphohydrolase: MSDETPALDTLIDRLTTDEQTSVATIKEMISKFVAERDWRQFHAPKNISMALAIEAAELMEHFQWLTVEASREVTADADKMTAIGEELADILCYGLALANELNIDVAAAMNDKMRKNIRKYPKDEYQGRYGKDDPGQVK
- a CDS encoding PVC-type heme-binding CxxCH protein, producing the protein MKLFLPTVALALSSLAFVSLARAENDVPEPETPQVAPASDEGKNAMSGFQVPEGFKIELFAAEPRIANPVAFCFDPTGRVFVAETFRQGKGVEDNRGHNYWLNDDLAAQSVEDRRAYILKHHPEAKDDYTKHDDRIRLIEDRDGDHKADHDSVFADHFNDVVEGTGAGVIWLDGDLFYTNIPNLWKLRDTDNDGIADVRKALHTGYGVRFAFRGHDMHGLAIGNDGKIYYSIGDRGYNVVSEGGVLKDPSSGAVFRCNPDGTELEVFYTGLRNPQELAFDDYGNLFTGDNNSDSGDQARWVYLVEGGNSGWNMAYQYLSDRGPWNREKLWHPFHEGQAAYLNPPIRNFADGPSGLAYYPGVGLGEKYRGTFFLCDFRGGPANSGVRSFKMKPNGATYEMVDDQQPIWRILATDVDFGPDGAIYVSDWVDGWNGLNKGRLYRFFDPKEIDQPIVKEMQKLLAAGFSDKQNEELANLLAHPDRRVRQGAQFELAKRDALDIFNQVATDSDNQLARLHAIWGIGQIVDKLRDIRERVEPTKVLSQTLVKDADPEVRAQAAKILGDLEVPEALVALLNDDNARVKYFALMGIGKGDHFGDTRPMFDRVVEILAENNDQDPVLRHGAVMALAGARNIQHLGDLSKHDSVAVRRAAVVALRRLQSPTIVRFLGDGNESVVLEAARAVHDLPIEAAMPQLAGLISRGLKDDALLRRVLNANFRIGDAETAAALAAYAADANAPEGMRLEALAMLENWETPSPLDRVLNFHRPLENRDPEVAKAALVTQLPGLLAGGENVRNTAAKLAAKFGIKEVAPVLIALITDPQQSPQTRADALVAAVALDANNKQVVLDALSSDVPEIRAAARSLLVKVAPEEAVAKLAAGAKADSTIERQQALAALAETKLDGSSAAIADRLTALLAGEVPVDSQLDVILAGEAKRDDKAVGDLLAKYEASLDPADPLTMYRSALAGGDAEKGRKIFFEKTEVSCVRCHRAQGVGGRVGPELDKIGAEQKPEYLLEAIVLPNAKIAKGFESVMVLTVDGQTLSGVLKEENDDTLSLVNAEGNLLTIPQDDIDVRKAANSPMPEDIYKHLSRQEVRDLVAFLSSLKGANGGAGHE
- a CDS encoding sulfatase family protein, with the translated sequence MSTRASLAALAVVFLSAASLNAADRPNVILVMADDQGWGDVSYNGHKAIKTPELDKAAAEGVRFDRFYAAAPVCSPTRCSVLTGRNPNRSAVYAWGWPIRPQEITLAERLNAAGYTTAHFGKWHLGSVRNDSPVNPGKNGFDRWVSAPNFYDNDPILCDQGKAVQYKGESSDVTADLATDWIREQAKGDKPFFAVVWFGSPHDPHIAADGDRELYKNEPKGFQDYYGEITGIDRAYGKIRSTLKDLGIRDNTILWYCSDNGADKRRGSAGPFREKKGSIYDGGLLVPAILDWPAHFPTPQTTEMRATTCDIFPTVLAAAGLPLDEGRPLDGVNLLPLLAEKVEKRPTPIAFWQTPNKGVSTPSATLMGDLLAKQQAGGDLPADEVSVHAADLPQPVISTESFPGHAALTDGDWKLHRIENAKGAVRFELYDLASDPYEKEDVLSQYPEETAKLKKLLQKWETSVVNSLNGADYK
- a CDS encoding DUF2905 domain-containing protein, translated to MQQLGWTLLAIGGLICTVGLGLLLAVRIPWLGRLPGDIRIEGEHVRFYFPIVTCILLSLILSGAAWLVRFLWR
- a CDS encoding CPCC family cysteine-rich protein, with the translated sequence MPYPCPACGFEVFDEPAGSYENCPVCGWEDDAVQLRYPHLQYGSNEGSLWQWQEAAQKRYPLEQQEIEEFRRCADWRPLTAADCGSIDDQPTTGAEYLDAAAKDAPPYYWRAKE